In the Petroclostridium xylanilyticum genome, ACTTTTACAATATTATATATTCGACAATATATAAAATCTTCCTGCAATTTTAGCAAAAATTTTTGGTTTGTGGACAACGGTTTCCGTTATCTCTTCTCTACGTTTTCCGTTATCTTAAAGTGTACCTTCGCCACCTTTTCCAATTCGATTTTACCATATTTTTCTATAAACTTTTCTGCGGTTGCAGTTACTGCTTGTCCAGCTCCTTTAGGGAAAACAATCCCATATCTTTCTTGCAGTTCATTCACCCTTATAACAAATCTTTCCCGTGCAAGTACAGAAGCTGTAGCAACGGCCAGATCCTCTTCACCCTTAGGTCTCTGGATAAGTGTAACTTCACGTCCACGTTCCATTAAAGCCTCTTTTATGTATTTTTCATTTCCAAATTGGTCGACAATAGCACCTTCAACCTTATATTTACGGGCAAGCAAATTTTCTATAACTCTTGCATGGGCCCACGCAAGAAGGTGATTTAAATTCATTTTTTGTCCTATCATTTTTGTATACAACTGGTTGTACTTGTCCGGAGGTACCTCACAAATACTGATTCTATCCTGGAAATTCTTATGCAAATAGGCTGCAATATCTGATATTTTTTTATCAGTTATCTTCTTACTATCTTTTATACCCAGTTCTTCAATTTCTCTAACAATTTTTTTATCAATAATAAAACCTGCAGCTACGAGAGGACCGAAATAATCCCCTTTTCCCGATTCGTCAGTCCCTATCCATACGTTAAAATTCAATCCGCTAAGGTCTAATAATGCCTCATTGTTTTTTGGTTTAGATTTTGCTGTAAAAAATGCTTCAATAGTATTTGTAGAAAATATATTTGTTAGTATATCATTTTTTTCATCTGGCTTCTTTATATTACTAACTATTTTTAGACCTTTTTTCTCTGTATAATAAAGGTTCAAAATATATTTTGTCCCATTACAAATAAAAAATAGCTGGATACCGTAAGGAATTTCTTTGTATGTATCCAATTGAAAGCCGCTGTTTATTGCTTCCGGCAGCTTTTTATCCAATAATTTGTTTAAATATTCTATCGAACAATACTGCATATCATCACTCCGTTTAAAAACAAAAGCAGCCATTATCTGACTGCTTTTAATCTGGCAAGTTCATTCCAATTATTTGAAGTTACAATTTCCACCGTTGTCAGGTCTTTTCTTATTGCCTTGATTTCTCCGCTCATTTCTGCAATCTCGTGAAAAATTTTGTCGTGCTCGGCTTTATTTACCTGCGCCGAATGCTCCAATGCCTTCAGGATTTGTGTGTTTTCATCCAGCTGAATTTTTATTGCAGCAATATCTTCTTTAATCACATCTATGTCATTTACCTTTTCTTTAATTACGTCTATGTCTTTTACCTTTTCTTT is a window encoding:
- the rnhC gene encoding ribonuclease HIII; translation: MAAFVFKRSDDMQYCSIEYLNKLLDKKLPEAINSGFQLDTYKEIPYGIQLFFICNGTKYILNLYYTEKKGLKIVSNIKKPDEKNDILTNIFSTNTIEAFFTAKSKPKNNEALLDLSGLNFNVWIGTDESGKGDYFGPLVAAGFIIDKKIVREIEELGIKDSKKITDKKISDIAAYLHKNFQDRISICEVPPDKYNQLYTKMIGQKMNLNHLLAWAHARVIENLLARKYKVEGAIVDQFGNEKYIKEALMERGREVTLIQRPKGEEDLAVATASVLARERFVIRVNELQERYGIVFPKGAGQAVTATAEKFIEKYGKIELEKVAKVHFKITENVEKR